A window of Pseudoalteromonas sp. MEBiC 03607 genomic DNA:
TTTAAGTGTCATTAAGTTCTTAGGTTTTGAGCAAGTTCTTAAAAATGCACTAACAGGGTTACCTTTAGGTGGAGCGAAGGGCGGCTCAGACTTTGATCCTAAAGGTAAAAGCGACAATGAGATCATGCGCTTTTGTCAGTCATTTATGACTGAGCTTTACCGTCACATTGGCGAAAATACAGATGTACCAGCCGGTGATATCGGGGTTGCTGGTCGGGAGATTAGTTACTTATTTGGCCAGTACAAACGAATCACCAATCAGTTTCAAGGTGTGTTGACAGGCAAACCTGAAATAATGGCGGGATCTGCTTTGCGAACAGAAGCGACTGGCTACGGAGTTGCGTATTTTTTAAGTGCTATGCTTGATGCCAAAAATGACTCATTACGTGGTAAACGTTGTTTAGTATCAGGCGCTGGTAATGTGGCGCTCTATTTAATGGAAAAACTAGCGCAGCATGACGCGGTTGTACTTACCTGTAGTGATTCGCAAGGTACCCTATATTGCAAAGAGGGATTAGATGTTGAGTTAGTCAAACACCTAAAACAAGAAAAAGGTGCGAAGCTTCGTGATTATTTAAATGAACACCCAGATGCTGAATTTACCCCTGTAAATCAGTACCCGAGTGATGCCCATCAAGTGTGGCAATATGAGGCTGATATTGCTTTGCCATGTGCAACACAGAACGAAATAACTCAAAAGGATGCAAAAGCACTTGTTTCAAACGGCTGTATGACCGTGTGTGAGGGCGCTAACATGCCAACGACTGCAGACGCACTTGCTGTCTTTAAAGAGCATGATGTTTACCTAGGGCCGAGTAAGGCTGCAAACGCTGGTGGAGTTGCGACCAGCCAATTTGAAATGGCTCAGAATGCCAGTATGCAGAAATGGCGCCCACAGCAGGTCGATGAAAAACTTCAACAAGTTATGAAAGAAATTTTTGATCGAGTATCATCAACTGCAAAACAATACGACCATGAAGGTGATTTATTGTTAGGGGCTAATGTTACAGGGTTTGAACGTGTTTCACAGGCTATGATCAAACAAGGCGCTGTTTGATATCACACACTGCTAGCGCAAACCTTAAAATAGTTAACCATAACTCCACCAAATAGTGGATAGGGCGTTAGAGCTCAATAGTACTGCAAATAAGTTAAATTGAATTAAACGAGTTAAAGCTCAGCATGGCTGAGCTTTAATACTGAATGCTTACGAAAATGCGTTTTCTTTAAGAAGCTCTTGCATTTGCTCGCGCATTTTAAATTTCTGCAATTTACCAGTTACAGTCATAGGGTATTCTTCAACGAAGCGAATGTGCTTTGGTACTTTAAAATAGGCCAGCTTATCTTGTAGGAAATCACGTATTGCATTTTCATCAAGCACTGCGTCATCTTTAGGTTGGATCCACGCACAAACTTCTTCTCCATACTTTTCATCACTTATACCAAAAATAGCGGCATCTTGAATACCCGGGTAACTATAAAGCACTTCTTCTATTTCGCGAGGGTATATATTCTCACCGCCACGGATGATCATATCTTTAATACGACCAACAATAGCAACAAAGCCTTCTTCATCCATTACACCTAAATCACCGGAGTGTAACCAACCTTCGTTATCTATGGTGGCATTGGTTTTCTCTTCATCATTCCAATAACATCGCATAATGCCTGCACCACGGCTGCAAACTTCACCAGGAACACCGATTTGTTGAATATCCCCAACTTCATTAATAATTTTAACTTCTGTATGTGCTAGTGCACGCCCTACAGTCGTCACTTGCTTTTCAAGAGGTGAGTCAGTTTCAGTTACATTGTTGATAGGGCTACACTCAGTTTGACCATAGCCTATTACTACTTCTTGCATATGCATTAATGAGTGAACTTTACGCATCACTTGTTCTGGACATGTCGAACCGGCCATGACGCCTGTTCGTAAGCTTGAAAGGTCATAACTGCTAAACTCTTTTAGTTCAAGTTCAGCGATAAACATGGTAGGAACACCATGTAAACCCGTGCAGCGCTCTTTTTCTACTACCTCTAGGGTTGTTTTAGGGTCAAAAGAATCTCCTGGGAAAACAGCTGTAGCCCCTTTACTTATACAAACCAAGTTGCCTAGTACCATACCAAAGCAATGGTACAAGGGCACGGGGATACACAACTTATCTTGATGAGTAAGCTTCATCGCTTCGGCCATTAAAAAGCCATTATTTAGAATGTTCTTATGGGATAAAGTGGCTCCCTTGGGGTTACCCGTGGTACCTGAAGTAAATTGAATATTGATATCCTGATCGCAATGCAAAGTGGCAGCGATAGCATCAAGCTCAAGTTTATGGGCTTCTGTAGGGCGTTCCATTACATCATTAAAGCTATACATACCAGGAGATTTTTTGTCGCCAATTCGAATAATATTTTTTAAATGCGGTAATTTTTTTAGGTTTAATCCATCTGCAGTTAAATGGCTTAATTCAGGTGCAAGTTCATTAAGCATTTCAATATAGTTACTAGACTTAAATTGACTTGCAGTGATCAACGTTGAACATTCAACACTATTTAACGCGTACTCTAATTCACTCGGACGGTAAGCGGGGTTAATACAGACCATAATGGCACCGATTTTCGCTGTTGCGAATTGGGTTAGACACCACTCAATATTATTTGGTGACCAAATACCAACTCTGTCTCCCGGTTTAACCCCTAATGATAATAACCCCATTGCTAATTGGTTAATTTGTTGTTGGTATTCTTTGTAGGTAAGACGAATATGTTGATGATGAACCACAATAGCAGGGTGGTCAGGGTAATTGTCGACAATATTATCAAGATACTGACCAATAGTCTGTTCGATTAAGGGTACATCAGTGCAACCTTTAAAATAGCTTTTCGAAAGTGGAAGATTATTGTTTGGTGTGTTCTTTGTCTGCATTGTTTTCTCCGTGTCCGGCTAGTTAGTTGTCATGGACTTGATGCAATGCGTAATGAGGTAATCAAAAACTTGATTCTCAAAACGTGCGTTCGTATCTAACTAAACACAGATTGTCGACAAAGAAAAGTTTTTTAAGACTAATGTATATGTTGGTTTTTTATGAGTAATACTTAATGGGGAATAAAAAACGTGCCGTAGCACGTTTTATTGGAAGTTATTGTTCGTCTTGTTTGTAGGTTTTGCGCATAAGGTAAACGTAGGCGCTAATAAAAGCATTTTCTTGAAATTTCTTTAACCCAGTATCTTCGAAATCAATAGGAATTGGATTACGTTTAAGTTGCTCTTTAATTGTCGTTGCACTAAAAATTTGTACATCTAACTCGTCAATAAGCTGAATAGCAGTTTCCATTTTAAACCCTTTAGCACTGCCAGCAAATTTCCCTTTTGGTTGACGCTCTTTAATTGCAACAGAGTCAATTTGGTAATCTTGCATCAACTTCCTAAAATCAAACTGAAACTTACGCATTACTTCAGTGTCATTGCCATCACCTAAAGTGAAGCGTGTTTGTCTGACATCACGGATATCAAATACGTCATTGTCTTTGGTTAAAATACACAGTAGTACATCACTACCAGTAATTTCTACACCGCATGTTCTCATGGTCATTCTCTAAATAACTTAATTTGCGCAATTATAGCAAGTAACGTCATGAAAAACAGTTGCTTTAAAAATGAATTTTTATAGCAATTGCACTGTGGTCACTGACACTGATGTCTTCTGTTGATTGTGTAGGGTTTAAATGCGCTGCATAGCTTTCATATTCCAGCAGTTTAACCTTAGACATCTGGCAGTCAGGATTAAAGTGAGCAGAGGCCAATATATAATCAAGCACATTCCCTTTGCCATGAAAGTAATGACTAAACGGTTTTTCTTGTTGCTGATGAAATGCCGCACTGAACTCATAGCTATCTGTTAACCCAACAACGGGTTCATTGTGCTCAATGCAGGGTTCACAGCGGGTAGGATGAAAGCCTTGTGTCATAAACGAAAGGGTTGGGCTGGTAAGTGAATCATTAAAATCCCCCATTACTAGCGTGGCGCATTGCTTTTCTCGTTGAGTTTTTAAGGCATCATAGTAAACAATCGATGCCTCTAGTGAACGAGATATCTGTGATTGCATAGCCCCAACTGTTTGGTGTAGTAGTTGTAAAAGTGGATCTTCAAGATTATGAATATTTAATATATGTGCCATAGACTGCACACGTTGTGATTTAAAATGCACAACATAACAGCATACATCGCCAAACTCAGGGAATGAAAACAAGCATTTTATTGGAGTACGGTTAAATTTAAATTCATTTTGATTATTTAAGTACTCAAGCATCTCTGGGCATGGGCTTAATGCTTCAGCTCTTTTAAATGGAAACTTACTGGCGATTGCAACAATTGGGTTAAATAAAACTTGTGGGTATAGGGCATCTTGAGAAGGAGAATCCACAGTTTTAAAATAGTCGTAGCCCGCTTCTTTGCACTGTACCTCTAAAGCATGAGCACTAAACACTTCTTGAAAAGCAACAACATCGGCGTTTGTAGTTGATAAAAAGTCAGCGACAAATTGTTGTTTTTGTTGCCATTGAGTATTGTTGTAACGCTCGTGTAACTGATAAAAAGAATAGGGCGGCGCAGTATAATTTAGCAAGTTTAACGTAGCAAACTTGAGCGTATGCATGTGTGGCATTATGGTAACCTTCGAAGTACAGACCTCCTAATTATGAAATGAGTTAAGTAATTGTCAATTTGCTCGCATAACTACTTGTATTTAAGTGCTTGAGCAGCGACAATGGCCGCTTGTATTTGCGAAGACTCAGTAAATACATGCTTAATTAGCAATGCTTATTCGTAAAAGCGTTGCAGAGTTATTCAATTTTTTAAAAAATACTACATGTGATGCATTGTAGGCATCACCACTGTATAAGGATTTATAATGCCAGTTATTACCCTCCCTGACGGCAGTCAGCGTAGTTTTGAAAACCCAGTAAGTACTTATGATGTTGCAAGCGATATCGGTCCAGGTTTAGCTAAAGCAACCATCGCTGGACGTGTTAATGGCACACGTGTAGATGCATGTGACTTAATTACTGAAGATGCGCGTTTAGAAATTATCACAGCAAAAGATGAAGACGGCTTAGAGATTATTCGTCACTCTTGTGCGCACCTTATTGGTCATGCAGTTAAGCAACTTTTCCCTGAAGCGAAAATGGCTATCGGTCCAACCATTGATAACGGTTTTTACTACGATATCGATATGGATCATTCTTTAAGCCAAGATGATTTAGATGCAATTGAAAAGCGTATGCTTGAACTTGCTAAAACAAACTACGATGTGGTTAAAAAGACCGTAAGCTGGCAAGAAGCGCGTGATACATTTGAAGCACGCGGTGAAACTTACAAGATGGAAATCCTAGACGAGAACATTGCAAAAGATGACCGTCCTGGTTTATACCATCACGAAGAATACATCGACATGTGTCGTGGTCCACACGTACCAAACATGAAGTTCTGCCAACATTTCAAAATCATGAAAGTGGCAGGTGCATATTGGCGCGGTGATTCAGAAAATAAAATGCTGCAACGTATTTACGGCACAGCATGGGCGGATAAAAAGCAACTTAAAGCATATTTAAAACGCTTAGAAGAAGCTGAAAAGCGTGACCACCGTCGTATTGGTAAAGCACTTGACTTATGGCACTGGCAAGAAGAAGCGCCAGGTATGGTGTTTTGGCATAACGATGGCTGGAGCATTTACCGTGAGCTAGAAGACTTCGTTCGTGAAAAATTACGTGAGTATGATTACGAAGAAGTAAAAGGCCCATTGATGATGGACCGTGGTTTATGGGAAAAATCAGGCCACTGGGATAAATACGCAGATGCAATGTTCACAACTGAATCTGAAAAGCGTGAATATGCAATTAAACCAATGAACTGCCCAGGTCACGTACAAATTTTTAATCAAGGTTTAAAATCGTACCGTGATCTACCATTACGTATGGCTGAGTTTGGTTGTTGTCATCGTAATGAACCATCAGGCGCTTTACACGGTTTAATGCGTGTACGTGGCTTTACCCAAGATGATGCACACATCTTCTGTACAGAAGAGCAAATCATGGATGAAGTATCATCATGTATCAAAATGGTTTACGATACATACGAGACGTTTGGTTTTGAGAAGATTGTTGTAAAACTATCAACTCGTCCAGAAAAACGTATCGGTGAA
This region includes:
- a CDS encoding DUF3010 family protein, encoding MRTCGVEITGSDVLLCILTKDNDVFDIRDVRQTRFTLGDGNDTEVMRKFQFDFRKLMQDYQIDSVAIKERQPKGKFAGSAKGFKMETAIQLIDELDVQIFSATTIKEQLKRNPIPIDFEDTGLKKFQENAFISAYVYLMRKTYKQDEQ
- a CDS encoding endonuclease/exonuclease/phosphatase family protein; this translates as MPHMHTLKFATLNLLNYTAPPYSFYQLHERYNNTQWQQKQQFVADFLSTTNADVVAFQEVFSAHALEVQCKEAGYDYFKTVDSPSQDALYPQVLFNPIVAIASKFPFKRAEALSPCPEMLEYLNNQNEFKFNRTPIKCLFSFPEFGDVCCYVVHFKSQRVQSMAHILNIHNLEDPLLQLLHQTVGAMQSQISRSLEASIVYYDALKTQREKQCATLVMGDFNDSLTSPTLSFMTQGFHPTRCEPCIEHNEPVVGLTDSYEFSAAFHQQQEKPFSHYFHGKGNVLDYILASAHFNPDCQMSKVKLLEYESYAAHLNPTQSTEDISVSDHSAIAIKIHF
- the thrS gene encoding threonine--tRNA ligase; this encodes MPVITLPDGSQRSFENPVSTYDVASDIGPGLAKATIAGRVNGTRVDACDLITEDARLEIITAKDEDGLEIIRHSCAHLIGHAVKQLFPEAKMAIGPTIDNGFYYDIDMDHSLSQDDLDAIEKRMLELAKTNYDVVKKTVSWQEARDTFEARGETYKMEILDENIAKDDRPGLYHHEEYIDMCRGPHVPNMKFCQHFKIMKVAGAYWRGDSENKMLQRIYGTAWADKKQLKAYLKRLEEAEKRDHRRIGKALDLWHWQEEAPGMVFWHNDGWSIYRELEDFVREKLREYDYEEVKGPLMMDRGLWEKSGHWDKYADAMFTTESEKREYAIKPMNCPGHVQIFNQGLKSYRDLPLRMAEFGCCHRNEPSGALHGLMRVRGFTQDDAHIFCTEEQIMDEVSSCIKMVYDTYETFGFEKIVVKLSTRPEKRIGEDAMWDKAELALADALKANNIEFDYLPGEGAFYGPKIEFTLYDCLDRAWQCGTVQLDFALPGRLGATYVAENNERRTPVMIHRAILGSIERFIGILTEEYAGLFPTWLAPKQVVIMNITDKQADYVQEIVQKLNKLGIRAAADLRNEKIGFKIREHTLKRIPYLLVVGDKEVEQQEVAVRTRTGEDLGKFSVDDFIAKVSEEIKNRQ
- the gdhA gene encoding NADP-specific glutamate dehydrogenase encodes the protein MQYLQDVLNQVKEANANEPEFFQAVEEVFHSLEQVVQDGSDFQKQAILERLVEPERQIIFRVPWHDDKGNLRVNRGYRVEFSSSLGPYKGGLRFHPSVNLSVIKFLGFEQVLKNALTGLPLGGAKGGSDFDPKGKSDNEIMRFCQSFMTELYRHIGENTDVPAGDIGVAGREISYLFGQYKRITNQFQGVLTGKPEIMAGSALRTEATGYGVAYFLSAMLDAKNDSLRGKRCLVSGAGNVALYLMEKLAQHDAVVLTCSDSQGTLYCKEGLDVELVKHLKQEKGAKLRDYLNEHPDAEFTPVNQYPSDAHQVWQYEADIALPCATQNEITQKDAKALVSNGCMTVCEGANMPTTADALAVFKEHDVYLGPSKAANAGGVATSQFEMAQNASMQKWRPQQVDEKLQQVMKEIFDRVSSTAKQYDHEGDLLLGANVTGFERVSQAMIKQGAV
- a CDS encoding AMP-binding protein, giving the protein MQTKNTPNNNLPLSKSYFKGCTDVPLIEQTIGQYLDNIVDNYPDHPAIVVHHQHIRLTYKEYQQQINQLAMGLLSLGVKPGDRVGIWSPNNIEWCLTQFATAKIGAIMVCINPAYRPSELEYALNSVECSTLITASQFKSSNYIEMLNELAPELSHLTADGLNLKKLPHLKNIIRIGDKKSPGMYSFNDVMERPTEAHKLELDAIAATLHCDQDINIQFTSGTTGNPKGATLSHKNILNNGFLMAEAMKLTHQDKLCIPVPLYHCFGMVLGNLVCISKGATAVFPGDSFDPKTTLEVVEKERCTGLHGVPTMFIAELELKEFSSYDLSSLRTGVMAGSTCPEQVMRKVHSLMHMQEVVIGYGQTECSPINNVTETDSPLEKQVTTVGRALAHTEVKIINEVGDIQQIGVPGEVCSRGAGIMRCYWNDEEKTNATIDNEGWLHSGDLGVMDEEGFVAIVGRIKDMIIRGGENIYPREIEEVLYSYPGIQDAAIFGISDEKYGEEVCAWIQPKDDAVLDENAIRDFLQDKLAYFKVPKHIRFVEEYPMTVTGKLQKFKMREQMQELLKENAFS